From Triticum aestivum cultivar Chinese Spring chromosome 4A, IWGSC CS RefSeq v2.1, whole genome shotgun sequence, a single genomic window includes:
- the LOC123083270 gene encoding dehydration-responsive element-binding protein 1C-like: MDQCGVGLYGVADRIGYATVASAPPKRPAGRTKFRETRHPVYRGVRRRGAAGRWVCEVRQPSKKSRIWLGTFASPEAAARAHDVAALALRGREACLNFADSAALLAVDPSTLRTPQDIRAAAMALARAACPKDATNSSVSVAAAPAPTTMLMMQEAAAAPHDSLAMYGGLADLDQHSHYYYDGMSGCGGDWQSISHMDGADEDGGYGAGDVALWSY, encoded by the coding sequence ATGGACCAGTGCGGCGTGGGCCTCTACGGCGTAGCCGATCGCATCGGGTACGCGACGGTGGCGTCGGCGCCGCCGAAGCGGCCGGCGGGGCGGACCAAGTTCCGGGAGACGCGCCACCCGGTGTACCGCGGCGTGCGCCGGCGCGGCGCCGCGGGGCGGTGGGTGTGCGAGGTGCGCCAGCCCAGCAAGAAGTCCCGCATCTGGCTCGGCACCTTCGCCAGTCCCGAGGCCGCCGCGCGCGCCCACGACGTCGCCGCGCTCGCGCTCCGGGGCCGCGAAGCGTGCCTTAACTTTGCCGACTCGGCCGCGCTTCTCGCCGTCGATCCGTCCACGCTCCGCACGCCCCAGGACATCCGCGCCGCCGCCATGGCGCTCGCCCGGGCCGCCTGCCCCAAAGACGCGACGAATTCCTCTGTGTCCGTGGCGGCCGCGCCCGCGCCCACGACGATGCTGATGATGCAGGAGGCCGCGGCGGCACCGCACGACAGCCTCGCCATGTACGGCGGCTTGGCGGACCTGGACCAGCATTCCCACTACTACTACGACGGGATGAGCGGCTGCGGCGGCGACTGGCAGAGTATCTCGCATATGGACGGAGCCGACGAAGACGGCGGCTACGGCGCAGGAGACGTCGCGCTCTGGAGCTACTGA